In the Lascolabacillus massiliensis genome, one interval contains:
- a CDS encoding sigma-70 family RNA polymerase sigma factor codes for MRQLKITKSITNRESASLDKYLQEIGREDLITVEEEVELAQAIKKGDRQALEKLTRANLRFVVSVAKQYQNQGLSLPDLINEGNLGLIKAAEKFDETRGFKFISYAVWWIRQSILQALAEQSRIVRLPLNQVGSLNKISKAFQKFEQENERRPSAEELSAVLDIPVDKVTDSLKVSGRHISMDAPFVEGEDNSLLDVLVNDDAPVADRTLINESLQKEIDRALSTLTERESDIIKMFFGIGCQEMTLEEIGDKFQLTRERVRQIKEKAIRRLRQDSRSKLLKSYLG; via the coding sequence ATGAGACAATTAAAAATTACAAAATCGATCACTAATCGTGAGAGTGCTTCTTTAGATAAATATTTGCAGGAAATAGGTCGCGAAGACCTGATCACTGTGGAAGAAGAAGTGGAGTTGGCGCAAGCTATTAAAAAGGGTGACCGCCAGGCATTGGAAAAACTAACCAGAGCTAACCTCAGATTTGTGGTTTCAGTAGCAAAACAGTACCAGAATCAGGGGTTGAGTTTACCTGACTTGATTAACGAAGGCAACCTTGGGTTGATAAAAGCTGCTGAGAAGTTTGATGAAACCAGAGGTTTTAAATTTATCAGTTATGCAGTATGGTGGATTCGTCAGTCGATTCTACAAGCACTTGCTGAACAATCACGTATTGTGAGACTACCTTTAAATCAGGTTGGTTCACTTAATAAAATCAGCAAAGCTTTTCAAAAATTTGAACAGGAAAACGAACGCCGTCCTTCCGCTGAGGAGCTTTCTGCTGTTCTGGATATACCTGTGGATAAGGTAACCGACTCATTAAAGGTATCAGGTAGACATATCTCAATGGATGCACCATTTGTAGAAGGTGAAGATAACAGTTTGTTAGATGTACTCGTAAATGATGATGCACCGGTAGCCGACAGGACACTCATAAATGAATCACTTCAAAAAGAGATTGACAGAGCTCTATCTACACTAACCGAAAGAGAGAGTGATATCATTAAGATGTTTTTTGGCATTGGATGCCAGGAAATGACACTTGAAGAAATTGGTGATAAATTCCAACTAACCCGTGAGCGTGTTAGACAAATAAAAGAAAAAGCTATTCGCAGGCTAAGACAAGACTCAAGGAGCAAATTGCTGAAAAGCTACCTGGGTTGA
- a CDS encoding OmpA family protein, producing the protein MKKFSLLLFTALVAFSISAQEVQNVSQGTVYLKNKASDNWYIGLGGGTNIYMTQGENDADASFGDRLGWMGQLEVGRWNSPNWGARLVVDGGNIAHVAAGIPAEQNWLGGHVDLMYNIINAWGSYNPDRVYSLIPYLGIGYMYGLDEDWKKPNPDGDLFKGQNQTLTYNVGLINNFQVSKSVGIFVELGWRVLQESFDGSPVSGDYEYDSMFTGTAGIKFGLGGKQDFTPAELMDYNLINDLNSQINRLRAENEQLRQRPESCPECPEVQPVVNEAVYVPNVVFFRINSAKIDRGQQVSVYNTAEYMKANPDAKVNIVAYADKQTGTPAYNFALSEKRARAVADALINEYGIDSDRISIDWKGDTEQPYAENDWNRVAIFFVD; encoded by the coding sequence ATGAAAAAGTTTAGTTTACTTTTATTTACTGCTCTTGTTGCGTTTAGCATAAGTGCACAAGAAGTACAAAACGTTTCTCAAGGTACCGTGTATCTGAAAAACAAAGCAAGTGACAATTGGTACATCGGTCTAGGTGGCGGAACCAACATTTATATGACTCAGGGTGAAAATGACGCTGATGCAAGTTTCGGAGACCGTTTAGGCTGGATGGGTCAACTTGAGGTTGGTCGTTGGAATTCTCCAAACTGGGGAGCTCGTTTAGTAGTTGATGGTGGTAACATTGCTCACGTAGCAGCAGGTATCCCAGCAGAACAAAACTGGCTAGGCGGACACGTTGACTTGATGTACAATATTATTAACGCTTGGGGTTCTTACAATCCTGACAGAGTATACAGTCTGATTCCTTATTTAGGTATTGGTTACATGTATGGACTTGATGAAGATTGGAAAAAACCAAACCCTGATGGTGATCTTTTCAAAGGTCAGAATCAAACACTTACTTACAATGTTGGTTTAATCAACAACTTCCAGGTTTCAAAAAGCGTAGGTATTTTTGTTGAATTAGGCTGGAGAGTTTTACAAGAATCATTTGATGGTTCACCAGTAAGTGGTGATTATGAATATGACAGCATGTTCACAGGAACTGCAGGTATCAAATTTGGTTTAGGTGGCAAACAGGATTTCACACCAGCTGAACTTATGGATTACAACCTGATCAACGACCTGAACAGCCAGATTAACAGACTTCGTGCTGAAAACGAACAGCTGAGACAGAGACCAGAATCTTGCCCAGAATGTCCAGAAGTACAGCCAGTTGTTAATGAAGCAGTTTATGTACCTAACGTAGTATTCTTCCGTATTAACTCTGCAAAAATTGACAGAGGTCAGCAAGTAAGTGTATACAACACTGCTGAATACATGAAGGCTAACCCAGATGCAAAAGTAAACATCGTTGCTTATGCTGACAAACAGACTGGTACACCTGCATACAACTTCGCACTTTCTGAAAAACGTGCAAGAGCCGTTGCTGATGCACTTATCAACGAGTACGGAATTGACAGCGATCGTATCTCAATTGACTGGAAAGGTGACACTGAACAGCCATATGCAGAAAACGACTGGAACCGTGTAGCAATTTTCTTCGTTGACTAA
- a CDS encoding bifunctional UDP-N-acetylmuramoyl-tripeptide:D-alanyl-D-alanine ligase/alanine racemase, translated as MKYEIKEIASTLGVSSSNLNYSEITTLLTDSRKITDPSKTLFFALESKNNDAHNYISELYASGVRNFVVSKQRNEWKDLKGANFFKVRNCLSALQKLAQHHRSKFNIPIIGITGSNGKTVVKEWLYQLLEKDYNIVRSPRSYNSQIGVPLSVWQLDNDAELGIFEAGISKPDEMENLEPIIRPTIGVLTKIGDAHQENFDSLQQKTLEKLELFKNCEVFVYDEDNELVSSCVDLKVLSQKTFSWSRKNREAHLFISDIEKLENSTKIEYSFLNFYYSFEIPFIDDASIENAINCLAIALYLHVSPNEISERMSTLEPVAMRLDVRKGKHGSLIINDSYNSDVNSIKIALDFQHQRKMDRKLKKTLILSDILQSGVPPKRLYKRVADMAEQSGIERIIGIGKDILANADLFTMPDKTFFLTTDDFLKSCIQDSFRDELILLKGARRFNFERINNILEERIHETVLEVDLDAVVHNFNFYKSKLNSNVKLVCMVKANAYGAGAVEIAKTLQYHRCDYLAVAVAEEAVTLRNEGISLPIIVLNPEVNGFEELITNNLEPEVYNMRILESFINNSERSGITNYPIHLKIDTGMHRLGFLPEQIEELVETLKKQKGLRVSSIFSHLSASESWSFDDFTHQQMETFRAAAQKIENELGYSVHKHILNSAGIERFNDYEWDMARLGIGLYGVSPSGLSGLKNVCTLKSTILQIKKISSNETIGYGRKEKLDHDARIATIRFGYADGMDRQFGNRKGKVLINGQYAPIVGNVCMDLSMVDVTDIKAEEGDTVVLFGEGLPVTDLAESIGTIPYEILTSVSPRVKRVYIKE; from the coding sequence ATGAAATACGAAATAAAAGAAATTGCATCTACTCTTGGAGTTTCATCAAGTAATCTTAATTATTCCGAAATAACCACACTCTTAACGGATAGCAGAAAGATTACAGACCCATCAAAGACTCTCTTTTTTGCTCTGGAATCAAAGAATAACGATGCTCACAATTATATAAGTGAATTGTATGCATCGGGGGTGCGTAATTTTGTTGTTTCCAAACAACGAAACGAATGGAAAGATCTCAAAGGTGCAAACTTTTTCAAAGTAAGGAATTGCCTGTCTGCATTACAAAAGCTGGCTCAGCATCACAGATCAAAATTTAATATACCTATTATAGGTATAACCGGAAGTAATGGTAAAACAGTTGTTAAAGAGTGGTTATATCAGTTATTGGAAAAAGATTATAATATTGTTCGTTCCCCAAGAAGTTACAACTCTCAGATAGGAGTACCACTTTCGGTATGGCAACTCGATAATGATGCAGAACTGGGAATATTTGAAGCGGGGATATCCAAACCTGACGAAATGGAGAACCTGGAACCAATAATCAGACCTACTATTGGGGTGTTAACTAAAATAGGGGATGCACATCAGGAAAATTTCGACTCACTTCAGCAGAAAACTCTCGAGAAACTTGAGCTCTTCAAAAATTGTGAGGTCTTTGTTTATGATGAGGACAATGAACTGGTGAGTAGTTGTGTCGACCTTAAAGTGCTATCTCAGAAGACCTTCTCATGGTCAAGAAAAAACAGAGAAGCTCATCTTTTTATTTCAGATATTGAGAAATTAGAAAATAGCACTAAGATTGAATATTCATTCCTGAATTTCTACTACAGCTTTGAAATACCTTTCATAGATGATGCATCAATAGAAAATGCAATTAATTGTCTTGCAATTGCACTATATCTTCATGTGTCACCCAATGAGATTTCAGAACGTATGAGTACACTTGAGCCTGTTGCGATGAGACTTGATGTCCGTAAAGGCAAGCATGGTTCACTAATCATAAATGACAGCTATAACTCTGATGTGAACTCAATCAAGATTGCTCTTGATTTTCAGCATCAGCGTAAAATGGATCGTAAATTAAAAAAAACTCTTATCCTGTCAGATATTCTTCAGTCGGGTGTTCCACCAAAGCGACTTTATAAAAGAGTTGCTGACATGGCAGAGCAGAGTGGGATAGAAAGAATAATAGGTATTGGAAAAGATATTCTTGCAAATGCTGATCTGTTCACAATGCCTGATAAAACTTTCTTCTTAACTACTGATGATTTTCTCAAGTCATGTATTCAAGACTCATTTCGGGATGAGCTGATTCTTCTTAAAGGTGCAAGGAGATTTAACTTCGAAAGAATCAACAATATTCTGGAAGAGAGAATTCATGAAACCGTACTTGAGGTTGATCTTGATGCAGTGGTGCACAATTTTAATTTCTATAAATCTAAGCTCAACTCCAATGTAAAGCTGGTATGTATGGTCAAAGCCAATGCATATGGTGCAGGAGCCGTAGAAATAGCAAAGACTCTGCAGTATCATAGATGCGATTATCTCGCAGTTGCTGTGGCAGAGGAGGCAGTCACACTTAGAAATGAAGGTATATCACTTCCAATAATAGTTCTCAATCCAGAGGTAAATGGCTTTGAAGAGCTGATTACGAATAATCTGGAGCCAGAAGTTTATAATATGCGCATACTTGAGAGTTTTATAAATAATTCAGAAAGAAGCGGTATAACTAATTATCCAATTCACCTGAAAATAGATACAGGTATGCATCGCCTGGGGTTCCTTCCTGAGCAAATAGAGGAGCTTGTTGAGACTCTAAAGAAGCAGAAGGGGCTTAGGGTTAGCTCCATATTTTCACACCTCTCAGCCAGTGAGAGTTGGTCTTTCGATGATTTCACACATCAGCAGATGGAAACTTTCAGAGCCGCTGCACAAAAAATTGAGAATGAACTTGGATACAGTGTGCATAAACATATACTTAACTCTGCAGGTATTGAGCGTTTTAATGACTATGAGTGGGATATGGCACGATTGGGTATCGGTCTGTATGGTGTCAGCCCAAGTGGTCTTTCCGGACTCAAGAATGTTTGCACTTTAAAAAGCACAATACTGCAGATTAAAAAGATATCAAGTAATGAGACCATTGGTTACGGTAGAAAGGAAAAGCTGGACCATGATGCCCGGATCGCTACAATAAGATTTGGATATGCAGATGGTATGGACCGACAGTTTGGCAATAGAAAAGGTAAAGTACTTATAAACGGGCAGTATGCACCTATTGTGGGAAATGTATGTATGGACCTCTCTATGGTTGATGTTACCGATATAAAAGCAGAAGAGGGTGATACTGTTGTACTGTTCGGAGAAGGGTTACCGGTTACTGATTTAGCCGAGAGTATTGGAACAATCCCGTATGAAATACTTACTTCTGTTTCTCCACGTGTGAAACGTGTTTATATAAAGGAATAA
- a CDS encoding GSCFA domain-containing protein produces the protein MDFRTRIHIPEVDFKIDHTSKMMLFGSCFSENIGIRLQQSKFNVDVNPFGILYNPMSVSSSIRRLLDKTEFTKSDLVFGNEMYHSFMHHGNFSDTDKDICLKNISDRFNKASDFIEKTDLLFITFGTAYVYRLNQSVEEARNDVVSNCHKFPADNFVRARLTVEEITEDWINLITVLKSVNPKLKFIFTVSPIRHWKDGAHENQISKSILHIAIDKLISNFIDDMYYFPAYEIMLDELRDYRFYEEDMNHPSSFAVDYIWKQFSKTYFTDITMTINKEWGQIMKAVNHKPLFPATSSYRNFLKKTVSNMNDFALKYPFLSCEQEINHVLSLLKSQDN, from the coding sequence ATGGATTTCAGAACACGTATACATATTCCTGAGGTGGACTTCAAAATTGATCATACCTCTAAAATGATGCTGTTTGGATCATGCTTTTCCGAAAATATAGGAATAAGACTTCAACAAAGCAAATTTAATGTAGATGTTAATCCATTTGGCATACTCTACAATCCCATGTCTGTCTCATCATCAATCAGAAGACTCCTGGATAAAACAGAGTTCACAAAATCTGATCTTGTATTCGGTAATGAAATGTATCATAGCTTTATGCATCATGGTAATTTTTCAGATACTGATAAAGATATATGCCTTAAAAACATATCAGACAGATTTAATAAAGCTTCTGATTTTATAGAGAAAACAGATCTGCTTTTTATTACTTTCGGAACAGCGTATGTATATCGATTAAATCAATCTGTCGAAGAAGCGAGAAATGATGTGGTTAGTAATTGTCACAAATTCCCAGCAGATAATTTTGTTAGAGCCAGATTAACAGTTGAAGAGATAACAGAAGATTGGATAAATCTGATCACTGTATTGAAAAGTGTTAATCCGAAACTTAAGTTTATTTTTACGGTAAGTCCCATTCGTCACTGGAAAGATGGTGCACATGAAAACCAAATCAGTAAATCCATTTTACATATTGCTATTGATAAGTTAATTAGTAATTTTATAGATGATATGTACTATTTCCCAGCTTATGAGATAATGTTAGATGAGCTTCGTGATTACAGGTTTTATGAAGAGGATATGAATCATCCTTCATCATTTGCTGTAGATTATATATGGAAGCAGTTTTCGAAGACCTATTTTACTGATATTACAATGACAATAAATAAGGAGTGGGGGCAAATAATGAAGGCTGTAAATCATAAACCTTTGTTTCCAGCTACCAGCTCATACAGGAATTTTCTAAAAAAGACTGTTAGTAATATGAATGATTTTGCTCTGAAATATCCTTTTTTAAGTTGTGAACAGGAGATTAATCATGTGTTATCTCTGCTGAAATCACAAGATAATTGA